The Amycolatopsis sp. DG1A-15b genome window below encodes:
- a CDS encoding formimidoylglutamate deiminase yields the protein MTFWCEQAWLPDGIAAGVRIDVAGGRITGVTPGSPRSGTVLPGLTLPGFANGHSHAFHRALRGRTHHERGTFWTWRERMYALASRLDPDTYYRLARGVYAEMVLGGYTSVGEFHYLHHAPGGKPYADPNAMGEALRQAAAEAGIRLTLLDTCYLAGGIGVEPDEVQRRFSDGSASAWASRVGALKEGELFRVGGAIHSVRAVPEDQLSEVDKGVPGNRPLHIHLSEQRAENEQCEAATGFTPTGLLRDHGVLDERLTVVHATHLTDRDVRWLGEFRVGACFCPTTERDLGDGIGPARALRDAGVRLSIGSDSNAVVDAFEETRALELDDRLASEQRGRFSAEELLEAGTGHAAAGWAEVGALAEGAGADFVTVALDSVRTAGIEPSGVVFAASGSDVRHVVVAGREVVRDGAHLLVDRPETVLAKEIEALWQS from the coding sequence ATGACCTTCTGGTGCGAACAGGCCTGGCTGCCGGACGGGATCGCGGCCGGGGTGCGGATCGACGTCGCCGGCGGCCGGATCACGGGCGTGACACCGGGCTCGCCGCGGTCCGGCACTGTGCTCCCCGGACTGACCCTGCCGGGCTTCGCGAACGGGCATTCGCACGCCTTCCACCGGGCCCTGCGGGGGCGGACGCACCACGAGCGCGGCACGTTCTGGACGTGGCGCGAGCGGATGTACGCGCTGGCGTCCCGGCTCGACCCCGACACGTACTACCGGCTGGCCCGCGGGGTCTACGCCGAGATGGTGCTGGGCGGGTACACGAGCGTCGGGGAGTTCCACTACCTGCACCACGCGCCCGGCGGGAAGCCGTACGCCGATCCGAACGCGATGGGGGAGGCGCTGCGGCAGGCCGCGGCCGAGGCCGGGATCCGGCTGACGCTGCTCGACACCTGCTACCTCGCGGGCGGCATCGGTGTGGAGCCCGACGAGGTCCAGCGGCGGTTCTCGGACGGCTCGGCGTCGGCCTGGGCTTCGCGCGTGGGCGCGCTGAAGGAAGGTGAGCTGTTCCGGGTCGGCGGGGCGATCCACTCCGTGCGCGCGGTACCCGAGGACCAGCTGTCCGAAGTGGACAAGGGTGTGCCGGGGAACCGGCCGCTGCACATCCACCTGTCCGAGCAGCGCGCGGAGAACGAGCAGTGCGAGGCGGCCACCGGGTTCACCCCGACCGGGCTGCTGCGGGACCACGGTGTGCTCGACGAACGGCTCACCGTCGTGCACGCGACCCACCTCACCGACCGGGACGTGCGGTGGCTCGGCGAGTTCCGGGTCGGGGCGTGCTTCTGCCCGACCACCGAACGTGACCTCGGCGACGGCATCGGCCCGGCCCGCGCCCTGCGGGACGCCGGGGTGCGGCTGAGCATCGGCAGCGACAGCAACGCCGTCGTCGACGCGTTCGAAGAGACCCGGGCGCTGGAGCTGGACGACCGCCTGGCCAGCGAACAGCGTGGCCGGTTCAGTGCCGAAGAGCTGCTCGAAGCGGGCACCGGCCACGCGGCGGCCGGGTGGGCCGAGGTCGGCGCGCTCGCCGAGGGGGCGGGCGCGGACTTCGTCACCGTGGCCCTGGATTCGGTGCGGACGGCCGGGATCGAGCCGTCGGGGGTCGTCTTCGCGGCGTCCGGCTCGGACGTCCGGCACGTCGTCGTCGCCGGCCGCGAGGTCGTGCGGGACGGCGCGCACCTGCTCGTCGACCGACCGGAAACCGTACTGGCGAAGGAGATCGAGGCGCTGTGGCAGTCCTGA
- the hutI gene encoding imidazolonepropionase — protein MAVLITGIGELTTNDPALGRLTDAALVVEGGEVAWAGSAAQAPDADERVDVGGRAVLPGWVDSHTHLVFAGDRTAEFEARMAGKPYTAGGIAITVGATREASDEQLAANLRHHVDEAARQGTTCLETKTGYGLTVADEARSARIAGEVADEVTFLGAHLVPPGADAESYVDLVCGEMLDAVAESVRWADVFCETGAFDEAQSARVLKAAAGRGLGLRVHGNQLGEGPGVRLAVELGAASVDHCTYLSDADVEALAASETVATLLPACDLSTRQPLAPARRLLDAGATVALASNANPGSSYTTSMAFCVATAVLQMRMTIEEAVWSATAGGARALRRDDVGVLRPGARADVQVLDAPSVTHLAYRPGVPLTNMVWRAGERVR, from the coding sequence GTGGCAGTCCTGATCACGGGCATCGGCGAGCTCACCACCAACGACCCGGCGCTGGGCCGGCTGACCGATGCCGCCCTGGTCGTCGAGGGCGGCGAGGTCGCCTGGGCCGGGTCCGCCGCACAGGCCCCGGACGCCGACGAACGCGTCGACGTCGGAGGCCGCGCGGTGCTGCCCGGCTGGGTCGACAGTCACACGCACCTCGTCTTCGCCGGAGATCGCACCGCCGAGTTCGAAGCGCGGATGGCCGGAAAGCCCTACACCGCCGGCGGAATCGCGATCACGGTCGGCGCGACGCGGGAAGCGTCCGACGAGCAGCTGGCGGCGAACCTGCGGCACCACGTCGACGAGGCGGCCCGGCAGGGCACGACGTGCCTGGAGACCAAGACGGGCTACGGGCTCACGGTCGCGGACGAAGCGCGAAGCGCCCGGATCGCCGGCGAGGTGGCCGACGAGGTGACGTTCCTCGGCGCGCACCTCGTGCCACCCGGCGCCGACGCCGAGTCCTATGTGGACCTCGTCTGCGGCGAGATGCTCGACGCGGTCGCGGAAAGCGTGCGCTGGGCGGACGTGTTCTGCGAGACGGGAGCGTTCGACGAGGCTCAGTCCGCGCGGGTGCTGAAGGCCGCCGCCGGGCGCGGGCTCGGCCTGCGGGTGCACGGCAACCAGCTCGGCGAAGGCCCTGGTGTCCGGCTGGCCGTCGAGCTGGGCGCGGCGAGCGTCGACCACTGCACCTACCTTTCGGACGCGGACGTCGAAGCGCTGGCGGCATCCGAGACGGTCGCGACTTTGCTGCCCGCGTGCGACTTGTCGACCCGCCAGCCCCTGGCCCCGGCGCGGCGGCTGCTGGACGCGGGGGCGACGGTGGCGCTGGCCAGCAACGCCAACCCGGGCAGCTCGTACACGACGTCGATGGCGTTCTGCGTCGCGACGGCGGTGCTGCAGATGCGCATGACGATCGAGGAGGCGGTCTGGTCGGCGACGGCGGGCGGCGCGAGGGCGTTGCGCCGCGACGACGTCGGCGTGCTGCGGCCGGGCGCGCGGGCGGACGTCCAGGTGCTCGACGCGCCTTCGGTGACCCACCTGGCGTACCGGCCCGGCGTGCCGCTGACGAACATGGTGTGGCGCGCCGGGGAGCGCGTGCGCTAA
- a CDS encoding NAD(P)/FAD-dependent oxidoreductase, which translates to MSVIIIGAGLGGLSLAHGLRRAGIPCRVYERDESAGARKQGYRLHISGVGDTALREVLPPESHELFRATAGRALPHTNVYDHRLRLLTRLEDEGTHLNINRFTLRQILLHGQEVAYGKRFTHYETGADGVTAHFADGTTARGDLLVGADGINSGVRRQYLPHAEVVDAGLVHLYGRIPLTPETRALFEPEMFAVFSMMIGPDRTMAGFAPVDYPEPVAGACARLVPDLRLRDDRPYMTCSVGARWEVVGHSEAELAAMAPEDLQKVALRLVDSWHPLARAMVDHWDVPATFPQPIRTSIPIGPWEPSRVTLVGDAIHAMSPAGGAGANTALRDGAALASALAGAPPLEAVAAYETAMVDYGFAAVRESAENGHRYLGQNPLTTAG; encoded by the coding sequence GTGTCTGTGATCATCATCGGTGCCGGTCTGGGTGGACTGAGCCTCGCGCACGGCCTGCGCCGCGCCGGAATCCCGTGCCGGGTCTACGAACGCGACGAGTCGGCGGGCGCGCGCAAGCAGGGGTACCGGCTGCACATCAGCGGCGTCGGCGACACGGCGTTGCGCGAGGTGCTGCCGCCGGAATCGCACGAACTCTTCCGCGCCACCGCAGGCCGCGCGTTGCCGCACACGAACGTCTACGACCACCGGTTGCGGCTGCTCACGCGCCTGGAAGACGAGGGGACGCACCTCAACATCAACCGCTTCACCCTGCGGCAGATCCTGCTGCACGGCCAGGAAGTCGCCTACGGCAAGCGGTTCACGCACTACGAGACCGGTGCCGACGGCGTGACCGCGCACTTCGCCGACGGGACGACCGCGCGGGGCGACCTGCTCGTCGGCGCCGACGGCATCAACTCCGGTGTGCGGCGGCAGTACCTCCCGCACGCCGAGGTCGTCGACGCCGGGCTGGTGCACCTCTACGGCCGGATCCCGCTGACGCCGGAAACCCGCGCGCTGTTCGAGCCGGAGATGTTCGCGGTGTTCTCCATGATGATCGGGCCGGACCGGACCATGGCCGGGTTCGCGCCGGTCGACTACCCCGAACCGGTGGCCGGCGCGTGTGCCCGGCTGGTGCCGGACCTCCGGTTGCGCGACGACCGGCCGTACATGACCTGCTCGGTGGGCGCGCGCTGGGAGGTCGTCGGCCACTCCGAAGCCGAGCTCGCCGCGATGGCGCCGGAGGACCTGCAGAAGGTGGCGCTGCGCCTGGTCGACAGCTGGCACCCGCTGGCCCGCGCGATGGTCGACCACTGGGACGTCCCGGCGACGTTCCCGCAACCGATCCGGACGAGCATCCCGATCGGGCCGTGGGAACCGTCGCGCGTGACGCTCGTCGGCGACGCGATCCACGCGATGAGCCCGGCCGGCGGTGCGGGCGCCAACACCGCGCTGCGCGACGGTGCGGCGTTGGCGTCCGCGCTGGCCGGGGCGCCGCCGCTCGAGGCGGTGGCGGCCTACGAAACCGCGATGGTGGACTACGGGTTCGCCGCGGTGCGGGAGTCCGCCGAAAACGGGCACCGGTACCTGGGGCAGAACCCGCTCACAACGGCAGGGTGA
- a CDS encoding lipase: protein MRVTNGGVKRILAVLAAALTLGAVAPSVAEAAPGSGWNDWGCRPSAAHPEPVVLVHGLGANDTVNWFFHAPKIAAQGYCVFSLTYGTGILGPGVGGLASMRDSAAQLGRFVDRVRSTTGAAKVDIVGHSEGSTMPAYYLKYGGGAAEVAHFVGFGANYRGTTLGGLNALAKALLTSVPGLGAVLRTACGACTEYLAPSAFLDDLARGGVHVPGPTYTSIVSEHDEVVTPYTSGILGEPGTTDIVLQDFCAGDASGHLSQAIDPNVTGLILHALDASYAPACTPFTLPL from the coding sequence ATGCGGGTCACCAACGGCGGTGTCAAGCGAATCCTGGCCGTGCTCGCCGCGGCGCTCACCCTCGGCGCGGTCGCGCCGTCGGTCGCGGAAGCGGCACCGGGCAGCGGCTGGAACGACTGGGGCTGCCGTCCCTCCGCCGCGCACCCGGAGCCCGTCGTGCTCGTGCACGGCCTCGGTGCGAACGACACCGTCAACTGGTTCTTCCACGCGCCGAAGATCGCCGCCCAGGGCTACTGCGTCTTCTCGCTGACGTACGGCACCGGCATCCTCGGCCCCGGCGTCGGCGGGCTCGCGTCCATGCGGGACAGCGCGGCACAGCTCGGCCGGTTCGTCGACCGGGTCCGGTCCACGACCGGAGCGGCGAAGGTCGACATCGTCGGTCACTCCGAAGGCAGCACGATGCCCGCGTACTACCTGAAGTACGGCGGCGGCGCCGCCGAGGTCGCCCACTTCGTCGGCTTCGGCGCCAACTACCGCGGGACGACGCTCGGCGGCCTCAACGCACTCGCCAAGGCCCTGCTCACGTCCGTGCCCGGGCTCGGCGCGGTCCTGCGCACGGCGTGCGGCGCGTGCACCGAGTACCTGGCGCCGTCGGCCTTCCTGGACGACCTCGCCCGCGGTGGCGTCCACGTCCCCGGCCCCACCTACACGAGCATCGTGAGCGAGCACGACGAAGTCGTCACGCCCTACACCAGCGGGATCCTCGGTGAACCGGGCACCACGGACATCGTCCTCCAGGACTTCTGCGCGGGGGACGCGTCCGGGCACCTGAGCCAGGCGATCGACCCGAACGTCACCGGCCTGATCCTGCACGCGCTCGACGCGAGCTACGCACCTGCGTGCACGCCGTTCACCCTGCCGTTGTGA
- a CDS encoding acyltransferase has protein sequence MTKLGWAVVATVASAALFFFGTGLDPVPELAWLAPLPILLLAPRATGATAVACAFVAYLAGSTGSWSYFWHSLSIARPAAIGILGGSALLFALSAGLFRWLVRRGHGLPAALAAPALWTVVLYVVSLLNPTGLMGTFMTTQADRPSIVRVAAVTGGWGVEFLVLFVPAAVAAALAPGVRGRARLAGLVVTAAVLAGLAFWTTPPLTGPPTRIALLAMGQSRWGLDVATFEGRTRVQSYVDEIGRLPDGVQAVVLPEATFAVDQVSRARLVQAFTQVARAKNLDVVTGVIDTTPDGRFNAALAIPPSGPPVEYRKWHTGDSPNLTSGTQLAHLAGIGLMVCMDVNFADPSSGYGEAGTGLVLIPASDEDVDGWAHSRTALIRGVENGFSVAWSAARGTPMLADAQGHVLADAHTGGRPFSVVVADVPLGPGKTPYARFGDWFAWLCGLVALAGIVTAARRPSLSPVTTPAGQL, from the coding sequence ATGACCAAGCTGGGGTGGGCGGTCGTAGCGACGGTGGCGTCGGCCGCGTTGTTCTTCTTCGGCACGGGCTTGGACCCGGTGCCCGAACTCGCCTGGCTGGCACCGTTGCCGATCTTGCTGCTCGCTCCGCGCGCCACCGGCGCCACGGCGGTGGCCTGCGCGTTCGTCGCCTACCTCGCGGGGAGCACCGGCAGCTGGAGTTACTTCTGGCATTCGCTTTCGATCGCCCGCCCCGCGGCGATCGGGATCCTCGGCGGCAGTGCGCTGTTGTTCGCCCTGTCCGCGGGGCTGTTCCGGTGGCTGGTCCGGCGCGGGCACGGCTTGCCGGCGGCGCTCGCCGCACCCGCGTTGTGGACCGTCGTGCTCTACGTCGTTTCGCTGCTCAACCCGACCGGCCTCATGGGCACCTTCATGACGACCCAGGCCGACCGGCCGTCGATCGTGCGGGTCGCCGCGGTCACCGGGGGCTGGGGCGTGGAGTTCCTGGTGCTGTTCGTCCCGGCCGCCGTGGCCGCCGCGCTCGCCCCGGGCGTCCGCGGGCGGGCCCGGCTCGCCGGCCTGGTCGTCACCGCCGCGGTGCTGGCCGGGCTCGCCTTCTGGACCACGCCGCCGCTCACCGGGCCGCCGACGCGGATCGCCCTGCTCGCCATGGGACAGAGCCGCTGGGGGCTCGACGTCGCCACGTTCGAGGGCCGCACCCGCGTGCAGTCCTATGTGGACGAAATCGGCCGGCTGCCGGACGGCGTCCAGGCGGTCGTGCTCCCCGAAGCCACCTTCGCGGTGGACCAGGTCAGCCGTGCGCGGCTCGTCCAGGCCTTCACGCAGGTTGCCCGCGCGAAGAACCTCGACGTGGTCACCGGCGTCATCGACACGACCCCGGACGGCCGGTTCAACGCCGCGCTGGCGATTCCGCCGTCCGGCCCGCCGGTGGAGTACCGCAAGTGGCACACCGGGGATTCGCCGAACCTCACCTCCGGCACCCAGCTCGCGCACCTCGCCGGGATCGGGTTGATGGTGTGCATGGATGTCAACTTCGCCGACCCCAGCAGCGGCTACGGCGAAGCCGGCACGGGCCTGGTCCTCATCCCGGCCTCCGACGAAGACGTCGACGGCTGGGCCCACAGCCGCACCGCGCTGATCCGCGGCGTCGAGAACGGCTTCTCGGTGGCGTGGAGCGCCGCGCGCGGCACGCCGATGCTGGCCGATGCCCAGGGACACGTGCTGGCCGACGCCCACACCGGTGGCCGCCCGTTCTCGGTGGTCGTCGCCGACGTCCCGCTCGGTCCGGGGAAGACCCCCTACGCCCGCTTCGGCGACTGGTTCGCCTGGCTCTGCGGGCTGGTCGCACTGGCGGGGATCGTCACCGCGGCCCGCAGGCCGTCGTTGTCACCCGTCACAACGCCCGCCGGGCAACTCTGA
- a CDS encoding inorganic phosphate transporter: MDFSLIVLVVIVAALAFDFTNGFHDTANAMATSIATGALKPKVAVAVSAVLNLVGAFLSVEVAKTISGGIVDDTKVTPVIIFAGLVGAIVWNLVTWLIGLPSSSSHALFGGLIGATWIASGSDAVHFGKVVEKVLIPALASPIVAGIVATLGTFLVYRITARAKRDTVGRTFKAGQIASASLVSLAHGTNDAQKTMGVITLTLIASGSLAPNSGPPLWVILTAGTAIALGTYLGGWRIIQTMGKKLTEIQTPQGFAAETSAAAVILTSAHLGFALSTTHVCSGGIIGSGLGRKLAEVRWGVAGRMVLAWALTLPAAAIVGALAAEVSTLGTWGTVLVGLAGVVVALGIYLASKRNPVNANSIHEPEPGVAQPANA; this comes from the coding sequence ATGGACTTCTCGCTGATCGTGCTGGTGGTGATCGTCGCCGCGCTGGCCTTCGACTTCACCAACGGCTTCCACGACACCGCCAACGCGATGGCCACCTCCATCGCCACCGGGGCGCTCAAACCGAAAGTCGCCGTCGCCGTTTCGGCCGTGCTGAACCTCGTCGGCGCGTTCCTCTCGGTCGAGGTCGCCAAGACGATCTCCGGCGGGATCGTCGACGACACGAAGGTGACGCCGGTGATCATCTTCGCCGGGCTCGTCGGCGCCATCGTGTGGAACCTGGTGACCTGGCTGATCGGGCTGCCGTCGAGTTCGTCGCACGCGCTGTTCGGCGGGCTGATCGGCGCGACCTGGATCGCCTCGGGCTCCGACGCCGTCCACTTCGGGAAGGTCGTCGAGAAGGTGCTGATCCCGGCGCTCGCTTCGCCGATCGTCGCCGGGATCGTCGCGACGCTGGGCACCTTCCTCGTCTACCGGATCACCGCCCGGGCGAAGCGGGACACCGTCGGCCGCACCTTCAAGGCCGGCCAGATCGCCTCCGCTTCCCTGGTGTCGCTCGCGCACGGCACGAACGACGCGCAGAAGACGATGGGCGTCATCACGCTCACGCTGATCGCGTCCGGCTCGCTCGCGCCGAACTCGGGGCCACCGCTCTGGGTGATCCTGACCGCCGGCACCGCGATCGCGCTCGGCACCTACCTCGGCGGCTGGCGGATCATCCAGACCATGGGCAAGAAGCTCACGGAAATCCAGACACCGCAAGGGTTCGCGGCGGAAACCAGCGCCGCGGCGGTCATCCTCACGTCGGCGCACCTCGGGTTCGCGCTGTCCACCACGCACGTCTGCTCGGGCGGCATCATCGGCTCAGGGCTCGGCCGCAAGCTCGCCGAAGTTCGCTGGGGCGTCGCGGGCAGGATGGTGCTCGCCTGGGCGCTGACGCTGCCCGCCGCCGCGATCGTCGGTGCGCTCGCCGCCGAGGTCTCGACGCTCGGGACCTGGGGCACCGTGCTGGTCGGCCTGGCCGGGGTCGTCGTCGCCCTGGGCATCTACCTCGCCTCGAAGCGGAACCCCGTCAACGCCAACTCCATCCACGAGCCCGAGCCCGGCGTCGCGCAGCCGGCCAACGCCTGA
- a CDS encoding dienelactone hydrolase family protein: MRIETSTVRVGELSAYLARPDGGSASGMLLLPMITGIGAQVRAWAGELAGRGITALAWDVFHGASTDNTAREDLGAKLGELRDEAALAEQAMLLDHLLGNLGCTSAGVMGWCLGGRFALLLAARDQRLSGVVAYHPTVRDPAPPNHDLDAVALSTSITAPVLVAYPEADAVVSHETFARLQTALQARPRGATFTQHFPGAEHGFSDSARHGTEVNAGAFALSWPQTLAFVDTLKG, from the coding sequence ATGCGCATCGAGACGTCCACCGTCCGTGTCGGCGAACTCTCCGCTTACCTGGCCCGCCCGGACGGCGGATCGGCGTCCGGGATGCTCCTGCTGCCGATGATCACCGGGATCGGTGCACAGGTGCGGGCGTGGGCCGGCGAGCTGGCCGGGCGCGGGATCACGGCGCTGGCCTGGGACGTCTTCCACGGCGCCAGCACCGACAACACCGCCCGCGAGGACCTCGGCGCGAAGCTCGGCGAGCTGCGTGACGAAGCCGCGCTCGCGGAGCAGGCGATGTTGCTCGACCACCTGCTCGGCAACCTCGGCTGCACATCGGCGGGTGTCATGGGCTGGTGCCTGGGCGGCCGGTTCGCGCTCTTGCTCGCCGCCCGGGACCAGCGGCTCTCCGGGGTCGTCGCCTACCACCCGACGGTCCGGGATCCGGCGCCGCCGAACCACGACCTCGACGCGGTCGCTTTGTCGACATCGATCACCGCGCCGGTGCTGGTCGCCTACCCGGAAGCGGACGCGGTCGTCTCGCACGAGACGTTCGCCCGGCTGCAGACGGCATTGCAGGCCCGGCCGCGCGGCGCGACGTTCACCCAGCACTTCCCGGGCGCCGAACACGGCTTCAGCGACTCCGCGCGGCACGGCACCGAGGTGAACGCCGGGGCCTTCGCCCTTTCCTGGCCGCAGACCCTGGCGTTCGTGGACACGCTGAAGGGTTGA
- a CDS encoding histidine kinase: protein MRTVTKRRWQVALDVAIGLFLAFTVVVGALDARSYWELAGGLVVVTGSVATARRYPAVSLGFALAGALAVPFPYGSRMPAWVIFVLVAIGYQAGLRMPRARPGILTGVAVAVLGLPVALVFGPDGLGDWAQLVAILVFAGLSPWLLGRYVRVRGELARTGWRRAEEMESRQQLVAEQARLRERARIASDMHDSLGHELSLIAVRAAALEVAGGLGDAQRDAAAQLRTSAATATERLREIIGVLREDAAPVEPVQGDLGELISRARASGLLIESTVDAAERPPMVARAAYRVVQEALTNVAKHAPGAAVSVRVTSAGARTDVSVVNAPPPAGPLPGAASGHVGLIGLRERVRLVGGTLRAGPEAGGFAVTATLPHGAAPVERPETASDDEEAGTSTSARALELARRDVRRSLIQAVAVPLGLFGVVLAVAGIAFLYQWNSSELPTGVYERLWIGQPRTEVAPRLPENQRDARPLRSEPPLPSVPGVACEYYGSGRSWLDNDYAAYRLCFADGKLVAKDWFTEGAP from the coding sequence GTGCGGACGGTGACGAAGCGTAGGTGGCAGGTGGCGCTCGACGTCGCCATCGGGCTGTTCCTCGCGTTCACGGTCGTCGTCGGGGCGCTGGACGCCCGGTCGTACTGGGAGCTGGCCGGCGGCCTCGTGGTCGTCACCGGCTCGGTCGCGACGGCCCGGCGGTACCCGGCCGTCTCACTCGGCTTCGCGCTGGCCGGGGCGCTGGCCGTGCCGTTCCCCTACGGCAGCCGCATGCCCGCGTGGGTGATCTTCGTGCTGGTCGCGATCGGCTACCAGGCCGGGCTGCGGATGCCGCGCGCCCGCCCCGGCATCCTGACCGGGGTGGCCGTCGCGGTCCTGGGGCTCCCGGTCGCGCTCGTCTTCGGTCCGGACGGCCTCGGCGACTGGGCGCAGCTGGTCGCGATCCTCGTCTTCGCCGGGCTGTCGCCGTGGCTGCTCGGCCGGTACGTCCGGGTCCGCGGCGAGCTCGCCCGCACCGGCTGGCGCCGGGCCGAGGAGATGGAGAGCAGGCAGCAGCTGGTCGCCGAGCAGGCCCGGCTGCGCGAGCGGGCGCGGATCGCCAGCGACATGCACGACTCGCTGGGGCACGAGCTGAGCCTGATCGCCGTCCGCGCCGCCGCGCTGGAGGTCGCGGGCGGGCTCGGCGACGCCCAGCGAGACGCCGCCGCGCAGCTGCGGACCAGCGCCGCGACGGCCACCGAGCGGCTGCGCGAGATCATCGGCGTGCTGCGCGAGGACGCCGCGCCGGTCGAGCCGGTGCAGGGCGACCTCGGCGAGCTGATCTCCCGGGCGCGGGCGTCCGGACTGCTCATCGAGTCCACAGTGGACGCCGCGGAGCGGCCGCCGATGGTGGCCCGCGCCGCCTACCGCGTGGTGCAGGAGGCACTGACGAACGTGGCGAAGCACGCGCCGGGCGCCGCCGTCTCGGTCCGGGTGACCAGCGCCGGCGCGCGGACGGACGTCAGCGTGGTCAACGCGCCGCCGCCCGCCGGGCCGTTGCCCGGGGCCGCGTCCGGGCACGTCGGGCTGATCGGCCTGCGCGAGCGCGTCCGGCTGGTCGGTGGCACGCTGCGGGCCGGGCCCGAGGCCGGCGGGTTCGCCGTCACCGCGACGCTGCCGCACGGGGCCGCGCCGGTCGAGCGGCCGGAGACCGCCTCGGACGACGAAGAAGCCGGGACGTCGACGTCGGCGCGCGCCCTCGAACTGGCCCGGCGCGACGTGCGGCGCAGCCTGATCCAGGCCGTCGCCGTCCCGCTCGGCCTGTTCGGGGTGGTCCTCGCGGTCGCCGGGATCGCGTTCCTCTACCAGTGGAACTCCTCGGAGCTGCCCACCGGGGTCTACGAGCGGCTGTGGATCGGGCAGCCGCGGACCGAGGTGGCGCCGCGGCTGCCGGAGAACCAGCGCGACGCCCGGCCGCTGCGGAGCGAGCCGCCGCTGCCGTCCGTGCCGGGGGTCGCCTGCGAGTACTACGGCAGCGGGCGGTCGTGGCTCGACAACGACTACGCCGCCTACCGGCTGTGCTTCGCCGATGGGAAACTGGTGGCGAAGGACTGGTTCACCGAGGGGGCGCCGTGA
- a CDS encoding response regulator transcription factor, which yields MIKVVLADDEAMMRAGVAAILAADPGIEVVAEAADGREAVSQVLATHPDVVLLDIRMPGLDGLGAAAEIRRLLPATGVIMLTTFGEDDYIERALGLGAGGFLLKSGDPRELLSGIHAVAGGAAFLSPKVAQRVIARLSGGQLARAAAARERIAALTPREREVLTLLGSGLSNADIAAKMFVVEGTVKAHVSTILTRLGAKNRVQAAITAYEAGLVGGDAAASTP from the coding sequence GTGATCAAGGTCGTGCTGGCCGACGACGAAGCGATGATGCGGGCGGGGGTGGCGGCGATCCTCGCCGCGGACCCGGGCATCGAGGTCGTCGCCGAAGCCGCCGACGGCCGGGAAGCGGTTTCCCAGGTGCTGGCCACGCACCCCGACGTCGTGCTGCTGGACATCCGGATGCCGGGCCTCGACGGCCTCGGCGCGGCCGCCGAGATCCGGCGGCTGCTGCCCGCGACCGGCGTCATCATGCTGACCACGTTCGGCGAGGACGACTACATCGAGCGCGCCCTCGGCCTCGGCGCGGGCGGGTTCCTGCTCAAGTCGGGCGACCCGCGCGAACTGCTCTCCGGTATCCACGCCGTCGCCGGCGGAGCCGCGTTCCTCTCGCCGAAGGTGGCCCAGCGGGTGATCGCCCGGCTCTCCGGCGGGCAGCTGGCGCGTGCCGCCGCGGCTCGCGAGCGGATCGCCGCGCTGACCCCGCGCGAGCGGGAAGTGCTGACGCTGCTGGGTTCGGGACTGTCCAATGCGGACATCGCGGCGAAGATGTTCGTCGTCGAGGGCACGGTCAAGGCGCACGTGAGCACCATCCTGACCCGGCTCGGCGCGAAGAACCGGGTCCAGGCGGCGATCACGGCGTACGAGGCGGGACTGGTCGGGGGAGACGCGGCGGCGTCCACCCCGTGA